The following are from one region of the Neorhodopirellula lusitana genome:
- a CDS encoding DUF1559 domain-containing protein, giving the protein MSIRSGFTLIELLVVIAIIGVMVGLLLPAVQSAREAARRMSCQSKMHNIVLAAHNHESAFRKLPEGLQVADPGPAKNLHNASLYRGTHDATKPEIGPGWAVLLLPFVEQSGLLASVEIDNYRRSGGSDQSWRTLGETVVPLYQCPSDANNSDGFSYDGRTWARGNYAANAGPAWYTWSVGGKNWNGSQSDDGSPAPYWYQNAGWAPAQTKGNAAPVMSINYGARFRDLRDGLSATIMFAEVRSGFTSQDLRGTWALGVGGASIVAANSIADSVGPNDRLAESDDIEGCTSFWTAELGPRHRMGCSQGDGFNWQAQSRSLHPGGTQVALSDGAVKLINDSIDLQVWFDLNSAADGQVNPEF; this is encoded by the coding sequence GTGTCGATCCGAAGCGGCTTCACGCTGATAGAGTTGCTTGTTGTTATTGCGATCATTGGGGTAATGGTCGGGCTGTTGTTGCCAGCGGTGCAATCGGCTCGAGAAGCCGCAAGGCGGATGAGTTGCCAGAGCAAGATGCACAACATCGTACTGGCGGCGCATAATCACGAGAGTGCTTTTCGAAAGCTGCCTGAAGGTTTGCAGGTGGCCGATCCCGGTCCAGCAAAAAATCTGCACAACGCAAGTTTGTATCGCGGGACTCATGACGCGACTAAGCCGGAGATCGGTCCGGGTTGGGCGGTGCTGTTGTTGCCTTTCGTCGAGCAAAGCGGTTTGCTGGCGTCGGTTGAAATAGACAACTACCGTCGGTCGGGCGGAAGCGATCAATCGTGGCGAACGCTCGGCGAGACGGTCGTGCCTTTGTATCAATGTCCGAGCGACGCGAACAATTCGGATGGGTTCAGTTACGACGGTCGAACGTGGGCTCGTGGGAACTACGCCGCGAACGCGGGTCCAGCTTGGTACACATGGTCCGTTGGCGGCAAAAACTGGAACGGAAGCCAGAGCGACGACGGCAGTCCGGCACCGTATTGGTATCAGAACGCGGGGTGGGCACCGGCGCAAACGAAGGGGAACGCGGCGCCCGTCATGTCGATCAACTACGGGGCTCGGTTCCGAGATCTACGTGACGGTTTGTCTGCGACCATCATGTTTGCGGAGGTCCGGTCTGGTTTCACGAGCCAGGATTTGCGTGGCACGTGGGCGTTGGGTGTTGGTGGAGCCAGCATCGTTGCCGCCAATTCGATTGCGGACAGTGTCGGGCCTAATGACCGGTTAGCTGAGTCCGACGATATCGAAGGGTGCACTTCGTTTTGGACGGCGGAATTGGGGCCGCGTCATCGCATGGGTTGTTCCCAGGGCGACGGATTCAATTGGCAAGCTCAGTCTCGCAGTTTGCACCCAGGCGGAACGCAGGTCGCTCTGTCAGATGGTGCGGTGAAATTGATCAACGACTCAATTGATTTGCAGGTCTGGTTCGATCTCAATAGTGCCGCTGATGGTCAAGTGAATCCGGAGTTCTAA
- a CDS encoding ArsR/SmtB family transcription factor, whose protein sequence is MSKDAPIDETHCATYFKALAEPLRLQIVRALQAGPLSVSDLSILLEQEVGTVSHHLRILFHADLVSTEREGKFIYYSLRSDIHKKRGKSKTGSLDFGCCKLEIGPSSK, encoded by the coding sequence ATGAGCAAAGACGCCCCAATCGACGAAACGCATTGCGCGACCTACTTCAAAGCCCTCGCTGAGCCGTTGAGATTGCAAATCGTGCGAGCCTTGCAGGCAGGACCATTGAGCGTTTCCGACCTATCGATTCTTCTGGAACAGGAGGTCGGCACGGTGTCACATCATTTACGAATCCTCTTTCATGCGGATTTGGTGTCGACTGAACGTGAAGGCAAATTCATCTACTATTCGCTCCGCAGCGACATTCACAAAAAGCGTGGAAAGTCCAAAACCGGATCACTCGATTTCGGTTGCTGCAAGCTGGAGATCGGCCCCTCGTCGAAGTGA
- a CDS encoding GTP-binding protein produces the protein MNDPIEFIMIGGFLGAGKTTLIANLAKRFQAQGKHVCVVTNDQAAGLVDTELLKSQGLEVNEVAGSCFCCNFDGLTNAMDEFETRRRPDVILAEPVGSCTDLIATIALPMMERLGGKFIHRPYAVVLKPSHGKKILSGVGGGFSEKAEYIFHKQLEESEIILVNRIDELSSADVQQLESQLAEQYPGRRVICLSAKTGENLDALFEAFQTEASVRDTTMDVDYDVYADGEAELGWLNATVEFVAEDANGNGFSLDQLATGLVEQLRLSLGERDAETGHLKVLCSSGSDVSVANLIDSESPTMLSVSSEVMSKQAKAIINARVRMAPEELTKQVNAAVSAVAAKLGTTASTQQLDSFRPGRPTPTHRSSL, from the coding sequence ATGAACGATCCCATCGAATTCATCATGATCGGCGGCTTTCTTGGTGCCGGAAAGACGACGCTGATTGCGAATCTTGCCAAACGATTCCAGGCCCAAGGCAAGCATGTGTGCGTGGTCACCAACGATCAAGCGGCTGGCTTGGTGGACACGGAACTGCTCAAGAGCCAAGGCCTGGAGGTCAACGAGGTGGCGGGCTCGTGCTTCTGTTGCAACTTCGATGGCCTAACCAACGCGATGGATGAATTCGAAACCCGTCGCCGGCCTGATGTCATCCTCGCTGAACCCGTCGGCAGTTGCACGGATCTGATTGCGACGATCGCCTTGCCAATGATGGAACGCCTGGGCGGCAAGTTCATCCACCGCCCCTACGCCGTCGTGCTGAAACCAAGTCACGGCAAGAAGATTCTATCGGGCGTCGGTGGCGGGTTCTCTGAAAAGGCCGAATACATCTTCCATAAGCAGCTGGAAGAATCCGAAATCATCCTGGTCAATCGAATTGACGAACTCTCCAGCGCCGACGTTCAGCAACTTGAATCGCAGTTGGCGGAACAGTATCCCGGTCGCCGCGTGATTTGTCTTTCGGCCAAGACCGGCGAAAACTTGGACGCCCTCTTTGAAGCTTTCCAGACCGAAGCCTCCGTCCGAGATACCACCATGGATGTCGACTACGACGTGTACGCCGACGGTGAAGCCGAACTGGGCTGGCTCAACGCGACTGTTGAGTTTGTTGCCGAAGACGCAAATGGAAATGGATTTTCACTCGATCAGTTGGCAACCGGGCTTGTCGAACAGCTGCGATTGAGTCTCGGCGAACGAGATGCGGAGACAGGGCACCTGAAGGTTCTTTGCAGCAGCGGTTCCGATGTCAGCGTCGCTAACTTGATCGACAGCGAATCCCCAACGATGTTGTCGGTGTCTAGCGAGGTGATGTCAAAGCAAGCCAAAGCAATCATCAATGCCCGAGTACGGATGGCCCCGGAAGAGCTGACCAAACAAGTCAACGCGGCCGTTTCCGCCGTCGCAGCAAAACTCGGCACAACCGCAAGCACGCAACAGCTGGACAGCTTCCGCCCGGGTCGCCCGACACCAACGCACCGCTCGTCCCTCTGA
- a CDS encoding DUF1592 domain-containing protein, which produces MISLFAWGQVCLTALHCDQTVAFGAELNTADLERSSDEGPASTPTAPRIPTLSELKTLGAERSAYLEPPKETLDQPVQRDSLAFANTIKPILNDACVDCHGPYGAEANFDITAIDPDLVEGGDAEWWEEVLAALNNGEMPPPDEVEMADEDRATVVEWLSNEIHYASNARRARDSNSSFRRLTKYEYNYALQDLLGEPWDFAKDLPPESVSEDGFQNSSDSLHLSVSQFETYRQLARRALDRVTVRGPKPEQVRWQHSMTDAAAIEEQIYHAKLKRLEKRFRDDAEKREQQLDNATRLYRSPGDGPYYLNTVTGEKARAKWEYNGALYAIEPVDSAETTKEEKAEPETARQETAEPETARQETAEQEVVAEQESTDVEAATSVSVPKVTAPTVTAPTVTAPTVTAPHVAVLPTGRKPYLTIELGNQVPDEGLMRVRVRASRGPDQERIPSMQLVFGWRATNEGRADVRVSKQDTQVTATAGQPDTYEWLIPLGEIDPRNAERKISTMGHFPSPSEYIRLVNSSVPKDADHPADIVIESVEVDAPIYQEWPPQSHTQIFPGDRLNDELTPEQEVDYAREILTSFMPRAWRSPVDSAAVDNKLALFQAMRGGSEDFQDAMLEVLATVLTSPKFLYFAPKPATSPAEQVSAATSVESSTSEKNLTSAGSTNRLLSGTDLATRLSLFLWCSVPDERLLELAAAGTLHQPAVLRAEVARMLEDPRHKRFVQHFVGQWLDLRALSYLAVDKSFTQFDSSLKEAMQQEPRAYFEELLQTNASVLDVIHADYAMVNERLAVHYGITGVEGNEFRRVSLNDEASRGGILTQAGLLAMNSDGEHSHPLKRGVWILKCVLNDPPPPPPAAVPEIDLADPEILKLTLKQRIEDHRNQPACMSCHQKIDPWGIAFENYDAIGQWRDEIKGMPVDASSALFNNQVLDGVDGLKRYLLDSRQDQFVHAMVEKLAIFALGRPLAFSDSATVDEVTRAVRKDGDGLKTLVQALVTSDLFLAP; this is translated from the coding sequence ATGATATCACTCTTTGCCTGGGGGCAAGTCTGCCTCACTGCTCTGCATTGCGACCAGACGGTCGCCTTCGGTGCGGAATTGAATACCGCCGATCTGGAACGAAGCAGTGATGAAGGACCAGCGTCCACACCCACTGCACCACGCATCCCCACGTTAAGCGAATTAAAAACGCTGGGGGCCGAGAGGTCCGCCTATCTCGAACCGCCCAAAGAGACTTTGGATCAGCCGGTACAGCGAGATAGTTTGGCGTTCGCGAATACCATCAAGCCAATCCTGAACGATGCATGTGTCGACTGTCATGGTCCCTACGGCGCCGAAGCCAACTTCGACATCACCGCGATTGATCCAGACCTAGTCGAAGGTGGCGACGCCGAATGGTGGGAAGAAGTTCTGGCCGCCCTGAACAACGGCGAGATGCCGCCACCCGATGAAGTGGAGATGGCGGATGAGGATCGTGCAACGGTCGTCGAATGGCTGAGCAATGAGATTCACTACGCGTCGAACGCACGCCGAGCACGCGACTCGAATTCATCGTTTCGCCGGCTTACGAAATACGAATACAACTACGCGTTACAAGACTTGCTGGGCGAGCCTTGGGACTTCGCCAAGGATCTGCCACCGGAGTCGGTTTCCGAGGATGGTTTCCAAAACAGTTCCGACTCACTGCACCTTTCCGTATCCCAGTTCGAAACCTATCGGCAACTGGCACGGCGAGCGCTAGATCGAGTGACGGTACGGGGCCCAAAGCCAGAACAAGTTCGCTGGCAACACAGCATGACGGATGCGGCCGCGATCGAGGAACAGATCTATCACGCGAAACTCAAGAGGCTCGAAAAGCGATTTAGAGACGATGCCGAAAAGCGTGAACAACAACTGGACAACGCGACGAGGCTCTACCGAAGTCCTGGTGACGGACCGTACTACCTGAATACGGTGACCGGCGAAAAGGCACGTGCCAAGTGGGAATACAACGGAGCCCTCTACGCGATCGAACCAGTCGACTCCGCTGAAACGACAAAAGAGGAAAAGGCTGAACCGGAAACAGCTAGACAAGAGACAGCTGAACCAGAAACTGCTAGACAAGAGACAGCCGAACAGGAAGTAGTTGCAGAGCAAGAATCTACTGACGTTGAGGCGGCAACCAGTGTCTCGGTACCCAAAGTCACGGCACCGACAGTCACGGCACCGACAGTCACGGCACCGACAGTCACAGCACCCCATGTCGCGGTACTTCCGACGGGGCGAAAGCCCTATCTAACGATCGAACTGGGGAACCAGGTTCCCGACGAAGGATTGATGCGTGTTCGCGTTCGTGCATCCCGGGGCCCGGACCAAGAACGAATCCCCAGCATGCAACTGGTGTTCGGTTGGCGTGCGACCAACGAAGGTCGAGCCGACGTGCGAGTCAGCAAACAAGACACTCAGGTGACCGCAACCGCGGGACAGCCGGACACGTACGAGTGGCTGATTCCTCTTGGCGAAATTGATCCTCGAAACGCGGAACGTAAGATATCGACGATGGGGCATTTCCCCAGTCCGTCGGAGTACATTCGTTTGGTCAATAGTTCCGTTCCGAAGGACGCCGACCACCCCGCCGATATCGTGATCGAGTCGGTCGAGGTCGACGCTCCCATCTACCAAGAGTGGCCGCCGCAATCACACACCCAGATTTTTCCGGGTGACCGTTTGAATGATGAACTGACACCGGAACAAGAAGTCGACTATGCCCGTGAAATCCTAACGAGCTTCATGCCGCGGGCATGGCGTTCACCAGTAGACTCAGCCGCAGTGGATAACAAACTCGCACTCTTCCAAGCGATGCGTGGTGGCAGCGAAGATTTCCAGGACGCGATGTTGGAAGTTCTGGCCACCGTACTGACTTCCCCGAAGTTCCTGTACTTCGCTCCTAAACCAGCAACGTCGCCAGCCGAGCAAGTCAGCGCAGCAACATCTGTCGAATCGTCGACGAGTGAAAAAAACCTGACGTCCGCCGGATCAACCAATCGGCTTCTATCCGGCACCGACCTCGCCACTCGACTTTCGCTGTTCTTGTGGTGCAGCGTGCCTGATGAACGACTGCTCGAGCTAGCCGCCGCTGGCACACTGCATCAACCAGCGGTTTTACGTGCCGAGGTGGCCCGAATGCTCGAAGATCCTCGCCACAAGCGTTTTGTCCAGCACTTCGTCGGCCAATGGCTGGACCTGCGAGCACTGTCGTACTTGGCCGTCGACAAGAGCTTCACCCAATTCGATTCCTCTTTAAAAGAGGCGATGCAACAGGAACCTCGCGCCTATTTCGAAGAGTTGCTTCAGACCAACGCAAGCGTCCTGGATGTGATCCATGCTGATTACGCGATGGTGAACGAGCGACTGGCAGTCCATTACGGAATCACGGGCGTGGAAGGCAATGAGTTCCGACGTGTATCACTCAACGACGAAGCTTCGCGGGGCGGCATCCTGACCCAAGCGGGATTGCTGGCAATGAACTCCGACGGCGAGCATTCGCATCCGCTCAAACGCGGCGTCTGGATCCTAAAATGCGTCCTGAACGATCCACCACCGCCACCGCCAGCAGCGGTTCCGGAGATCGATTTGGCGGACCCGGAGATTTTGAAGCTAACGCTGAAACAACGGATCGAAGACCATCGCAATCAACCGGCCTGCATGTCGTGCCACCAGAAAATTGACCCCTGGGGAATCGCCTTCGAGAACTACGACGCCATCGGTCAATGGCGAGACGAGATCAAAGGCATGCCGGTCGATGCCAGTTCGGCATTGTTTAACAACCAAGTCCTGGACGGTGTCGACGGGCTCAAACGCTACTTACTGGACAGTCGACAGGATCAATTTGTTCATGCGATGGTCGAGAAGCTCGCCATCTTCGCCCTCGGCCGACCGCTAGCGTTCAGCGACAGTGCGACCGTTGACGAGGTGACGCGTGCGGTTCGAAAAGACGGCGACGGACTCAAAACTCTAGTGCAAGCTCTCGTAACCAGCGACCTGTTCTTAGCACCGTAA
- a CDS encoding DUF1552 domain-containing protein produces MTLNLDSLDRRRFLRGTGVALALPIFGSASILNAASSTTGLGAAAKPQGEDDSPRDVKRLACFYFPDGVPMPLAEDPAYQDWSWFPHGNGTDFTYTKCMEVFQPLRDQITVLSGFSHPDVRQVHGHSNADQFLTAASTGSDGPYKNSISLDQVYANHVGDQTRFSSLVLSTDGGTGTPRGTHTMSFNRTGRAIPAEHRPKRVFDMLFVKRDADAARRLALSKSVLDDLLGDAKSLRRDLASDDRLRLDEYLDSVRQAEQHVEKAKRWVNTPLPNVETGDLDLDVSPEDPQRYVQTMFELIYLAFRTDSTRVATYQIGRENAFGISDRLARAVGFNLAHALSHETKQPGGWERFSTYCGFLNREFYRFASRLQDTPEPAGEGTMLDNTLLLLGSASSAFHLSQNYPVILAGGKSMSFKHGQFLNYAGSGAVGGSWDGKPEPWMREPTRDDQPLTQVFVTMLQQLGIETESFAGRTGGLSDLV; encoded by the coding sequence ATGACATTGAATCTGGACTCACTGGACCGCCGGCGTTTTCTGCGTGGAACCGGCGTCGCTCTTGCCCTACCTATCTTCGGTTCTGCATCGATCCTAAACGCCGCTTCGTCGACAACCGGCCTCGGAGCAGCGGCAAAACCCCAGGGCGAAGATGACTCCCCGCGGGATGTGAAACGCTTGGCCTGTTTCTACTTCCCCGACGGCGTCCCGATGCCGTTGGCCGAAGACCCCGCCTACCAAGATTGGTCTTGGTTCCCACACGGCAACGGCACTGACTTCACTTACACGAAGTGCATGGAAGTCTTTCAGCCATTGAGAGACCAGATCACGGTACTGTCAGGCTTTTCACATCCGGATGTGCGTCAGGTTCACGGTCACTCCAACGCCGACCAATTCTTGACCGCGGCTTCCACCGGATCCGACGGTCCATACAAAAACTCGATCTCCCTGGACCAAGTCTACGCAAACCACGTTGGCGATCAGACTCGGTTTTCGTCCTTGGTGCTGTCGACTGACGGAGGAACCGGAACGCCACGCGGCACGCACACGATGTCGTTCAACCGCACCGGGCGTGCGATCCCCGCCGAACACCGGCCCAAGCGTGTCTTCGACATGCTGTTTGTCAAACGCGATGCCGACGCCGCGCGACGTCTCGCGTTGAGCAAGAGCGTTCTGGACGACCTGCTTGGCGATGCCAAAAGCCTGCGTCGTGACTTGGCCAGCGATGACCGACTGCGACTGGACGAATACCTCGATTCGGTGCGTCAGGCCGAGCAGCACGTTGAAAAAGCCAAACGCTGGGTCAACACTCCGTTGCCAAACGTGGAAACCGGGGATCTCGATCTAGACGTTTCGCCGGAAGATCCACAGCGTTACGTCCAAACGATGTTTGAACTGATCTACCTGGCATTCCGCACCGATTCCACGCGAGTAGCGACCTACCAAATCGGCCGTGAAAATGCTTTCGGGATCAGTGATCGCTTAGCACGTGCGGTTGGCTTCAACTTAGCGCACGCTCTGTCGCACGAAACCAAGCAACCCGGTGGCTGGGAACGCTTTTCGACCTACTGCGGATTCCTGAACCGAGAGTTCTATCGGTTCGCGTCTCGCCTCCAAGACACCCCAGAACCCGCTGGCGAAGGCACTATGCTGGACAACACCTTGTTGCTTCTCGGCTCCGCATCCAGCGCGTTCCACCTATCGCAAAACTACCCAGTCATCCTGGCTGGCGGAAAATCGATGAGCTTCAAGCACGGACAATTTCTGAACTACGCCGGTTCCGGTGCAGTCGGCGGTTCCTGGGACGGCAAGCCCGAACCCTGGATGCGAGAACCGACCCGGGACGACCAGCCTCTGACGCAAGTATTCGTCACCATGCTGCAGCAACTGGGAATCGAAACCGAAAGCTTCGCCGGTCGCACCGGCGGCTTGTCGGACTTGGTCTAG